One stretch of Clavibacter michiganensis DNA includes these proteins:
- a CDS encoding exonuclease SbcCD subunit D: protein MRILHTSDWHLGRTLHGEDLHAHHAAFLDHLVDVVLEREVDVVLVAGDVYDRAVPGVPSVRLLGDALARLSALATVIVTPGNHDSAARLGFASALLRDGLRILASVESLDVPVVLEDADGPVAFYGVPYLDPDAVRASLAAAGAPPLPRSHEAVLGAAMDRVRADAAGRPEARVVVVAHAFVTGAAPSESERDIRVGGFDQVPASVFRGADYVALGHLHGAQEVRAAGSSRPVIRYSGSPLAYSFGERMQRKSSALVELAADGSTTVELIPAPVPRRLAEVAGTLAEITDGRHAALADAWLRVRVTDPVHPPHLVARVREALPHALVVLHEPAGRVEGVRSRVVDATTDPLEVAADFVAYATGAPPTEAEALVLRQAYEQALAADRSA, encoded by the coding sequence GTGCGCATCCTCCACACGAGCGACTGGCACCTCGGGCGCACCCTCCACGGCGAGGACCTGCACGCGCATCACGCCGCGTTCCTCGACCACCTCGTCGACGTCGTGCTCGAGCGGGAGGTCGACGTCGTGCTCGTCGCGGGCGACGTCTACGACCGCGCGGTGCCGGGCGTGCCCAGCGTGCGGCTGCTCGGGGACGCGCTCGCGCGGCTGAGCGCGCTGGCGACCGTCATCGTCACGCCGGGCAACCACGACTCGGCCGCGCGGCTCGGGTTCGCGTCGGCGCTGCTGCGGGACGGGCTGCGGATCCTCGCGTCGGTCGAGTCGCTCGACGTGCCCGTGGTGCTCGAGGACGCCGACGGCCCGGTCGCGTTCTACGGGGTGCCGTACCTGGATCCGGACGCCGTGCGCGCATCGCTCGCCGCCGCCGGCGCCCCTCCCCTGCCGCGCTCGCACGAGGCCGTGCTGGGCGCCGCGATGGACCGGGTGCGCGCCGACGCCGCCGGACGACCGGAGGCGCGCGTGGTCGTCGTGGCGCACGCGTTCGTCACGGGAGCGGCGCCGAGCGAGAGCGAGCGGGACATCCGCGTGGGTGGGTTCGACCAGGTGCCGGCGTCGGTGTTCCGGGGTGCGGACTACGTCGCGCTCGGGCACCTGCACGGGGCGCAGGAGGTGCGGGCGGCAGGATCCTCGCGGCCGGTCATCCGATACAGCGGCTCGCCGCTCGCCTACTCGTTCGGGGAGCGGATGCAGCGGAAGTCGAGCGCGCTCGTGGAGCTGGCGGCCGACGGATCCACGACGGTCGAGCTGATCCCCGCGCCCGTGCCGCGGCGCCTGGCGGAGGTCGCGGGGACGCTCGCGGAGATCACGGACGGCCGGCACGCCGCCCTCGCGGATGCGTGGCTGCGCGTGCGCGTCACCGATCCCGTGCACCCGCCGCACCTCGTCGCGCGCGTGCGGGAGGCGCTGCCGCACGCGCTCGTCGTGCTGCACGAGCCGGCGGGGCGCGTCGAGGGCGTGCGGTCGCGCGTGGTCGACGCCACGACGGATCCGCTCGAGGTCGCCGCCGACTTCGTCGCGTACGCGACCGGGGCGCCGCCCACCGAGGCCGAGGCGCTCGTGCTGCGGCAGGCGTACGAGCAGGCCCTGGCCGCGGACCGGAGCGCCTGA
- a CDS encoding SDR family NAD(P)-dependent oxidoreductase → MPGVPSVRLLGDALARLSALATVIGTPGNHDSAARLRFASALLRDVLHILASVEMLDEPVVVDDAHGPVAFYGVPYLDPDAVRATPPTPLPRRARTRPFWAPRWSGCARTRPGGPTRSALSAHSQRARRGMEGYRREDIPMTTWFITGASKGFGREWAEAALERGDCVAATARDTSTLDALVERHGDAVLPIRLDVTDRDAGIAAVQRAAERFGSLDVVVNNAGFGQFGAIEEITEDEARGQFEANVFGALWITQAAVAIMRAQGSGHIVQVSSIGGISAFTNTGIYHASKWALEGLSQSLALEVAEFGIHVTLVEPAGYSTDWSGSSAKRSEPIPAYDGMRERRAEGYKTTTPGDPTATRDAILAIVDAEEPPLRIFLGDGPLAIAEKDYASRLETWRKWEDVSVAAHGKKDAGDS, encoded by the coding sequence ATGCCCGGCGTGCCCAGCGTGCGGCTCCTCGGCGACGCGCTCGCTCGGCTGAGCGCGCTCGCGACCGTCATCGGCACGCCCGGCAACCACGACTCGGCCGCGCGGCTCCGATTCGCGTCAGCGCTATTGCGCGACGTGCTGCACATCCTCGCGTCGGTCGAGATGCTCGACGAGCCCGTGGTCGTCGACGACGCCCACGGGCCGGTCGCGTTCTACGGGGTGCCGTACCTGGATCCGGACGCCGTGCGCGCGACGCCCCCGACGCCCCTCCCCCGCCGCGCTCGCACGAGGCCGTTCTGGGCGCCGCGCTGGAGCGGGTGCGCGCGGACGCGGCCGGGCGGACCGACGCGCTCCGCGCTGTCAGCCCACTCCCAGCGTGCGCGGAGGGGGATGGAGGGGTACCGACGAGAGGACATCCCCATGACGACCTGGTTCATCACCGGAGCATCCAAGGGCTTCGGCCGCGAGTGGGCGGAGGCGGCGCTCGAGCGCGGCGACTGCGTCGCCGCGACGGCCCGCGACACCTCCACCCTCGACGCGCTGGTCGAGCGGCACGGCGACGCCGTGCTCCCCATCCGTCTCGACGTCACCGACCGCGATGCCGGCATCGCCGCCGTGCAGCGGGCGGCGGAGCGCTTCGGCTCGCTCGACGTCGTCGTCAACAACGCGGGCTTCGGCCAGTTCGGCGCGATCGAGGAGATCACCGAGGACGAGGCGCGCGGCCAGTTCGAGGCCAACGTGTTCGGCGCGCTGTGGATCACGCAGGCCGCCGTCGCGATCATGCGCGCGCAGGGATCCGGGCACATCGTGCAGGTCTCGAGCATCGGCGGGATCAGCGCGTTCACCAACACGGGCATCTACCACGCGTCGAAGTGGGCGCTCGAGGGCCTCAGCCAGTCGCTGGCGCTTGAGGTGGCGGAGTTCGGGATCCACGTGACGCTCGTCGAGCCCGCCGGCTACAGCACCGACTGGTCGGGATCCTCCGCCAAGCGCAGCGAGCCGATCCCGGCCTACGACGGCATGCGCGAGCGCCGGGCCGAGGGCTACAAGACGACGACGCCGGGCGACCCGACGGCGACGCGCGACGCGATCCTCGCGATCGTCGACGCGGAGGAGCCGCCGCTGCGCATCTTCCTCGGCGACGGCCCGCTCGCCATCGCGGAGAAGGACTACGCGTCGCGGCTCGAGACATGGCGGAAGTGGGAGGACGTGTCGGTCGCGGCGCACGGGAAGAAGGACGCGGGCGACAGCTAG
- a CDS encoding HTTM domain-containing protein codes for MLTRILTFIKWGGILELPVPWTRTVTIARALLALSAGSTYLMTPANVLFTPRDGELAARCADGLAWLAWPCWLPSDLIPIGQLTAGLLCFLFAIGWFPSATAVPLALALIALPLTSASPDGGDQLAGILGLLLIPVSVTDWRANPWTTDRSTGLLGGRVIIANSALWLIKLQIAVVYFIACLGKFGSEEWANGTALFYWVRNSVFGAPSPLRPAVDWITAQAPLVAALTWGTLVLEMSLAICVFLPTLFRVRVLLPVALAFHLGIWVILGVSSFAIVMWAALLLLVVPIGWSPELRRDSTASTTREQEICA; via the coding sequence ATGCTGACCAGGATCTTGACCTTCATCAAATGGGGCGGCATCTTGGAGCTCCCGGTGCCATGGACGCGCACGGTGACCATCGCTAGAGCCTTGCTCGCCCTGAGTGCCGGATCGACGTATCTCATGACACCGGCGAATGTACTCTTCACGCCGCGCGACGGAGAACTCGCAGCGCGCTGCGCAGACGGGCTTGCGTGGCTCGCCTGGCCGTGTTGGCTGCCAAGCGATCTGATCCCCATCGGCCAACTCACCGCCGGGCTTCTCTGCTTCCTGTTCGCGATCGGTTGGTTTCCGAGTGCTACCGCTGTGCCGCTGGCTCTCGCGTTGATCGCACTGCCTCTCACGAGCGCCTCGCCGGACGGAGGGGATCAACTCGCTGGCATCCTGGGCTTGCTCCTCATCCCCGTCAGCGTGACCGACTGGAGGGCGAATCCTTGGACGACCGATCGATCCACCGGCCTGTTGGGCGGGAGGGTCATCATCGCGAATTCAGCCCTCTGGCTCATCAAGCTCCAGATCGCAGTCGTCTACTTCATCGCGTGTCTAGGCAAGTTCGGCAGCGAAGAGTGGGCCAATGGAACGGCTCTGTTCTATTGGGTGCGCAACAGCGTCTTCGGAGCACCGTCTCCGCTCCGACCGGCCGTGGACTGGATCACCGCGCAAGCGCCTCTAGTAGCCGCGCTCACGTGGGGGACACTCGTCCTTGAGATGTCATTGGCCATCTGCGTCTTCCTTCCCACCCTCTTCCGTGTCCGGGTACTACTGCCTGTCGCCCTGGCCTTCCACCTCGGGATCTGGGTGATCCTGGGCGTCTCAAGCTTTGCGATAGTGATGTGGGCTGCCCTGCTGCTGCTCGTCGTTCCGATTGGCTGGTCGCCTGAACTGCGTCGAGATTCAACCGCCAGTACGACTCGAGAACAGGAGATATGCGCATGA
- a CDS encoding SdpA family antimicrobial peptide system protein — protein MGFTPALILPARNEFAHLSKQLAPQGWAFFTKDVHSEFIVPYKVLDDDTLVRESLPVGASARWAFGLDRAGRSQGAEIAGFLQGVDEQRWTKCANADECRAVEETTAIQVRNGLNRPTLCGSTLLVASQPVPWEWRNLNAAPEEREALHVDVTC, from the coding sequence GTGGGATTCACACCCGCGCTCATACTCCCCGCGAGAAATGAATTCGCCCACCTATCCAAGCAGCTAGCTCCGCAAGGGTGGGCTTTCTTCACGAAAGACGTGCATAGCGAGTTCATCGTCCCTTACAAGGTCCTCGACGACGACACTCTCGTGCGAGAGTCCCTTCCGGTGGGCGCATCAGCACGGTGGGCCTTCGGGCTCGACCGAGCTGGGCGCTCACAAGGTGCCGAGATCGCCGGATTCCTTCAAGGAGTCGACGAGCAGCGATGGACGAAGTGCGCGAACGCCGACGAGTGCCGGGCAGTCGAGGAGACCACGGCAATCCAGGTCCGAAATGGACTCAATCGCCCAACCCTGTGTGGCTCGACGCTCCTTGTGGCTTCGCAACCGGTCCCATGGGAATGGCGAAACCTCAACGCGGCGCCGGAGGAGAGGGAAGCACTACACGTGGACGTGACATGCTGA